The DNA window taatccaaatgcTAACGATTTCAGCTTTTCGGGaaaatgttttatattgaaggacaagttattggtaattgaaaatcaatagttttggacagtttcaatgcacaggggggtccgccgatgtgtcaaaatggaattttttcaacttttcggaaaaatgttttatattgaaggacaagttgttggtagttgaaaatcaatagttttggacattttcaatgcacagggggggggttcgccgatgtgtcaaaatttttcaacttttcgggaaagtgttttatattgaaggacaagttgttggtagttgaaaatcaatagttttggacagtttcaatgcacaggggggtccgccgatgtgtcaaaatggaattttttcaacttttcggaaaaatgttttatattgaaggacaagttgttggtagttgaaaatcaatagttttggacattttcaatgcacaggggggttcgtcgatgtgtcaaaatggaattttcttcaacttttcgggaaagtgttttatgttgaaggacaagttgttggtagttgaaaatcaatagttttggacagtttcaatgcacagggggtccgccgatgcgttaaaattgaattttttcaacttttcgggccctcaacttgcccttcaatataaaacactttcccaaaaagttgaaaaaaaatccattttgacacatctgcggactcccttgtgcattgaaattgtccaaaactattgatttccaatagccctcaacttgcctttcaatttaaaacactttcccaaaaagttgaaaaaaaaatccattttgatgcatcggcggaccccctgtgccttgaaaatgttcaaaactattgattttcaacagccctcgatttgcctttcaatataaaacactttcccaaaaagttgaaaaaaaatccactttgacacatcaaagttttgaaaatgtccaaaactattgattttcaacagccctcaacttgcctttcaatataaaacactttcccaaaaagttggaaaaaattccattttgatgcatcggcggacacccccccccctgtgcattgaaaatgtccaaaactattgattttcaacagccctgcCATTGTGGTTTGGCTGAGATAGAAAATTCTTGTATTGGTAGAGCAGTTGCATTTGTATTTTGAATCGCTTGAACACGCTCAAACGTGTTTTGTTGAAATTCTTTTGCTGCGAAGTACGAGAATTCATAATTTTTATTCGAGTACCCTGTAAATCGTATTATGCTTTCCATGACAATCAGCGCATTTGTAAACTTTCTGTGTATACAATGCATAACGGTTTTTTCAGCATTGCTAATGTCCCAGTGGATACAATTTGTGGGTAAAAAGCTTTCcgggaaaaattgaattttcatgtcgtAATATTAACCAATTTTCAATCTATGTCACATGATTAATGCCACAAAATTttacacatctacaaacttggggttatccatgggtgttatACATTCTAGGATCTGTTGGAGAGCAGTGGAGATATAGCAAATCAAATTACCCTCCGACTAAATAAGAGTATTGATCCATGAAAATCGTCATAGATTCGTCCAATTCGATTCCAATTTGGAGCAGATACTCCCGATGGGACCAATTGGTCGATTTTTCATTTGGTAGGTGTTGAtggcactggataaagaatttcttcagcaacatttaacttttgTCAGAATGGAAATATGTTTTaattagcatgaattatgacAAACATTAATTTCTAAATATAACGTAAACGATGCTGaaatccaaactttaaactcgtttttctcgaaatcaatacaatgcCACTTAGTTCGGTTTGACTTAACACCGGCCATTTGTAGAAATAAACATATGTGTGCTATAACTTGTCCAGAAAAGGTTTGTGACCAAGATATGATATGtgataaaaatcttttctaTGTTAAGTTTGATGAACAGAATATttcttttttcataatttgATGTTACCACTAGAATTTCCGAACTCTTCATTCAAACACTACTGATTTTTACTTGCTCTATTCCTGCTGGCGCAATCATGCTATATACTTTTATTTCCTCATCCAACATACGGAAAAATAAAACGCCTTCCAGAAAAAGTGAACAATTGTGGAGGACAAGGCTTAACACAAACATGCATTAGTATAGATTCAAGTGTCCTCGCGGCAACATCTGCTGACAAATACTTTTCCGCGCGAATTAATATCGGGGACACAAAAAATGCAGTTGCTTTTCTCCAGTCCCGCTTAAGTCagttttcatgataattagtattCAGTGCCGTTTATGTTCATTACTTCGATTGTTACGATAGAAAGTTTTGCCAAAAGTTCTGCAAACAAATACCGCTTCTCGAAATGTGCTGCTGTTGTTGTGTAAAAATATCATTGAACCTTCTCCAGCGCATCAGCAATGACATAACGGAGCTTGTTTACTGCCAAAGATGGTGGCCCCGACCGCCGTTCGACATTCAGAGCTCGGTTGCGCAAAGTTGCGCCAGCCTCCGATCAACTTCGGTCGGCGGCAATGAAGATCAATACCAATGCCACCGGCTACCGCACGACACCGACAACGACCCACAGCAGCAGAAGCCGTCCGATGGCTCAACAGGTGATTAATTGTGTTACAGTTTCTGGCACGATGTCGTCCGTTTGATTTTTTCCCCTCTACCTACCTCATATGGGACGTAGGTAATTGAGCTCCGCATGCCACAGTACCACAAGGAAACCAATTAATCACTTGTTTCTGATCAGTCAATGAATGGGTTGACATATTTAGTGTGCAGAAAATTGCGCCACAAAACATACACGCACATTCATCTGATTATGGGAAACAGGAAAATCAACTAACACTTACTTTATTCGTTTTCCTATCTAACTCGTTTCTAACTCGCAGATGTTGCTGACGGAAAGGGCACTGACCTGATGCCGTCTGGAGTGTACAACGTGATTTACGATACTGTGGAGATAGAGTCCTATTATTATAATGTAGATCGTTTGCAGAGTGAGCAAATGCTCAAAGGACATCGTGTAGGATCGTGTTTGGTGAGGCCGTTCAAGCTCAAGGTATTAGAATTGCTTCTTATCACACATTACTCTTAAATTAGTAAATAATTATACCAAAAAAAACAAGAGCGAATCGATATCATGTTTTAAATGACAGCAACGGAATTTCCTTAgctaaagaaatattttattatccatccttctaaaactattgattttagaTATGGTCGGTGTTGAGTCAGATCGGACTAAGTGACTCATTTTgtgaaaaacgagtttaaagtttgtatcGTGGCATCCTTTACATgatttatccagtgctatcattatctcacttTTTGTATTTAGcggcttagtccggtctgacataacaccgaccatatgattTTCTAACAATACAAATGATAaaatatttagaaaaaataCAGTGAGTGATACATAAATAAGAAATCCTTGTATAAGTATATGACCATTAACGCGAAAACATAGATTGGATAAACTTTACACTTGTGAAAATAGTCTTTTTAGTTGAGCAATGGCTTGGTTCATTATTTTGGACTTTAATAAAATGCTGATTAGAGTTTGGCTATGTCGACAATATGTCCAATTTACAATTTATTTGCAGCACGCCCGAATTCGGTACATCCTTACCATTCACGTAGCCGGGAGCTACTTTCACTTGTTCATCCGCCGAACCGGTTTCAACAGCACGTACGCGCTGGGACTGCAGAAGCCAAGGGAGCGATACTTTAAATTTCCTGCCGATATTATTCAATTTTACTCCACCCATCTGCTGGAATGTTCCAACGATACAATGAAAATTAGGCTATATTTAGTACCGCT is part of the Topomyia yanbarensis strain Yona2022 chromosome 1, ASM3024719v1, whole genome shotgun sequence genome and encodes:
- the LOC131677031 gene encoding uncharacterized protein LOC131677031 translates to MCCCCCVKISLNLLQRISNDITELVYCQRWWPRPPFDIQSSVAQSCASLRSTSVGGNEDQYQCHRLPHDTDNDPQQQKPSDGSTDVADGKGTDLMPSGVYNVIYDTVEIESYYYNVDRLQSEQMLKGHRVGSCLVRPFKLKHARIRYILTIHVAGSYFHLFIRRTGFNSTYALGLQKPRERYFKFPADIIQFYSTHLLECSNDTMKIRLYLVPLVKVESIASPKTEEKNSETNNFIA